In Cryptomeria japonica chromosome 10, Sugi_1.0, whole genome shotgun sequence, a genomic segment contains:
- the LOC131079879 gene encoding pentatricopeptide repeat-containing protein At4g20740, with amino-acid sequence MTKHRKISRIFPNFLRSSSRLLHWGSNGFLTDLRQHHSRHLFSTQPPQPSNPNFTSQPNKHYIYHGQRTQSIKRPSVKGFTFTNTRSKPWTYSLSRKPELKPFRTDLWDPQTFNPKLNRTTLTANEINFKTGRGLSAIARYVCESFSKHKIWGPEILEDLKKLHRVTPNVVTEVLKVMTDAKLAAKFFHWAHRQKGFRHNFSAYNAFAYCLNRAGKYKAADQVVELMYAHGKQPSMKQFEIMIRMHADAGRGLRVYFVFQKMKKFEVKPSVFLYNRILDALVRTDHLNLALGVYEDFRKDGLEPESITFMILIKGLCKEGKLDRVFEFLDEMKSKCCRPDVFAYTAMIRSLVGVGNLEGAWRVWKEMARASVKPDAMSYTTLITGLCKGNEDEKALILFREMKARGFLIDRTVYGSLIAMYASNKKVGFAYNLLKEMVKCGYKADLAIYESLIEAFCNERIVDKAYKLLQILIQEGVSHDYSTFMPLFWAFAETNSIDDVSKLLEQMTQLGRPVKEDVVKFFVFMVCKEGKVMKAVELFEELKEIGYYSVSIFNVLINGLYKAGDVVKALALFEEMEEVKCEPDVFTYNYVIPCLVDSGKLQEACNLFGNMKERSWVPNVTVYTSLVSSLCKVGEIDSALSLVRDCLGSVTSGPRVFKYTLTILHACQSGKAEHVLEVFTELMQECIPPEDVIFCAVISGLCRHGNVEEARKVFRSLRNDKYITESLAAEYDVLIIDHLQKTTSELLRSSLKFHGLESLLITNNTNGK; translated from the coding sequence ATgacaaaacacaggaaaatcagTCGCATTTTTCCAAATTTCCTGCGGTCCTCTTCAAGATTGCTGCATTGGGGCTCCAATGGCTTCCTCACAGATCTCCGTCAGCACCATTCTCGTCACTTGTTCTCCACACAACCTCCACAGCCTTCAAATCCGAACTTTACATCGCAACCCAACAAACACTACATATACCATGGACAAAGAACACAATCGATAAAGAGACCAAGCGTGAAGGGGTTCACATTCACCAACACGAGATCAAAGCCATGGACATATTCATTATCAAGGAAACCCGAACTTAAACCCTTCAGAACAGACCTCTGGGATCCCCAAACCTTTAACCCTAAACTAAACCGCACTACATTAACTGCCAATGAAATTAATTTCAAAACAGGCCGGGGATTGTCCGCCATAGCTCGCTATGTATGCGAAAGCTTCAGCAAACATAAAATATGGGGGCCTGAAAttcttgaagatttaaaaaaattgcATCGGGTGACACCTAATGTGGTTACAGAAGTCTTGAAGGTGATGACAGATGCTAAATTGGCTGCCAAATTTTTTCACTGGGCACACAGACAAAAAGGGTTTAGGCATAATTTTTCCGCTTATAACGCTTTTGCTTATTGTTTGAATAGGGCTGGTAAATACAAAGCTGCAGACCAGGTTGTGGAGTTGATGTACGCGCATGGAAAGCAGCCCAGTATGAAGCAGTTTGAGATAATGATCAGAATGCATGCTGACGCAGGTAGGGGTTTGAGAGTTTACTTTGTTTTTCAGAAGATGAAGAAGTTTGAGGTTAAGCCTAGCGTTTTTTTGTACAATAGGATTCTTGATGCATTGGTTAGGACAGACCATTTGAATTTGGCTCTTGGGGTTTATGAGGATTTTAGGAAGGATGGACTGGAGCCTGAGAGTATAACTTTTATGATTTTGATAAAGGGTCTTTGTAAAGAGGGTAAGTTGGACAGGGTTTTTGAATTTCTGGATGAGATGAAAAGCAAGTGTTGTAGGCCTGATGTGTTTGCGTACACTGCTATGATTCGGTCGCTGGTTGGTGTGGGGAATTTGGAGGGTGCTTGGAGAGTTTGGAAGGAAATGGCCAGGGCTTCTGTTAAGCCCGATGCTATGTCATATACAACGTTGATCACAGGACTTTGTAAGGGGAATGAGGACGAGAAGGCACTCATTCTTTTTAGAGAAATGAAGGCTAGAGGGTTCCTTATTGATCGTACCGTTTATGGATCGCTTATAGCAATGTATGCTTCAAACAAGAAGGTGGGGTTTGCTTACAATCTTTTGAAGGAGATGGTGAAATGTGGATACAAGGCTGATCTTGCGATATATGAATCACTAATTGAAGCCTTTTGCAATGAGAGGATAGTTGACAAGGCGTACAAGCTCCTTCAAATTCTGATTCAAGAGGGTGTTAGCCACGATTATTCGACATTTATGCCCCTATTTTGGGCTTTTGCTGAGACAAATAGCATAGATGATGTGTCTAAGTTGCTTGAGCAAATGACCCAATTAGGCCGCCCAGTCAAGGAGGATGTTGTTAAATTCTTTGTTTTTATGGTTTGTAAAGAAGGGAAAGTAATGAAAGCAGTTgaactgtttgaagaattgaaGGAAATAGGATATTACAGTGTCTCAATTTTTAATGTGCTAATCAATGGTCTGTACAAGGCTGGGGATGTTGTCAAGGCTCTTGCTCTTTTCGAGGAAATGGAAGAAGTAAAGTGCGAGCCTGATGTTTTTACATATAACTACGTTATTCCTTGTCTAGTTGATTCTGGAAAACTACAAGAGGCCTGTAATCTATTTGGCAATATGAAGGAGAGATCTTGGGTACCTAATGTTACAGTGTACACTTCTCTAGTCAGTAGTCTTTGCAAGGTTGGTGAGATTGATTCAGCCCTTTCTCTTGTGCGAGACTGTCTAGGATCTGTGACAAGTGGACCTCGAGTCTTCAAGTACACTTTAACAATTCTGCATGCTTGTCAGTCAGGGAAGGCAGAACATGTATTAGAGGTTTTTACTGAACTGATGCAGGAATGTATTCCTCCTGAAGATGTCATATTTTGTGCAGTAATTAGTGGGCTTTGTAGACATGGGAATGTAGAGGAAGCTCGCAAAGTATTCAGGAGTCTCAGAAATGACAAATACATCACAGAGTCTCTTGCTGCCGAGTATGATgtgttgattattgatcatttgcAGAAGACCACTTCAGAATTATTGCGTTCCAGTCTTAAATTTCATGGTCTGGAATCTTTATTGATCACAAATAACACAAATGGGAAGTAA